From Acidipropionibacterium acidipropionici, one genomic window encodes:
- the mraY gene encoding phospho-N-acetylmuramoyl-pentapeptide-transferase: MKNILLAGGLSMLGTLVGTKWFIVFLAKRGYGQFIRDDGPQTHAAKKGTPTMGGAVIILAVVLAYFLAHLLTWTHVTVSALLVLWLFAGLGFIGFLDDWTKISKQRSLGLRPKGKLIGQAFVAVTFGIGAMFFHDSHGVAPASPAISFLRDISWLHLPLWLGVIWVILLIAGASNAVNLTDGLDGLAPGAATMVFAAYTLLSLWQFNQWCSNEATARCYTVRDPHDLAVVALALTGACFGFLWWNAKPAKIFLGDTGSLAIGGAVAGLAVLSRTELLLAIIGGLFVIETLSVMIQVSVFKVTHGKRVFKMAPLHHHFELKGWAEITVVIRFWIICGLMVAIGLGIFYTEWVVGQ; the protein is encoded by the coding sequence ATGAAGAACATCCTGCTGGCTGGAGGACTGTCCATGCTCGGCACCCTGGTGGGGACGAAGTGGTTCATCGTCTTCCTCGCCAAGCGCGGCTACGGGCAGTTCATCCGCGATGACGGTCCCCAGACGCACGCCGCGAAGAAGGGCACCCCGACGATGGGCGGCGCCGTCATCATCCTGGCGGTGGTCCTCGCCTACTTCCTGGCACACCTGCTCACCTGGACCCACGTCACCGTCTCGGCGCTGCTCGTGCTGTGGCTCTTCGCCGGTCTCGGGTTCATCGGCTTCCTCGACGACTGGACCAAGATCTCCAAGCAGAGATCCCTGGGGCTGAGGCCGAAGGGCAAACTCATCGGGCAGGCCTTCGTGGCGGTCACCTTCGGGATCGGCGCGATGTTCTTCCACGACTCCCACGGGGTGGCCCCGGCATCCCCGGCGATCTCCTTCCTCCGCGACATCTCGTGGCTCCACCTGCCCCTGTGGCTCGGCGTCATCTGGGTCATCCTGCTCATCGCCGGAGCCTCGAACGCCGTCAATCTCACCGACGGGCTCGACGGACTGGCGCCGGGCGCGGCGACGATGGTATTCGCCGCCTACACCCTGCTCAGCCTCTGGCAGTTCAACCAGTGGTGCTCGAACGAGGCCACGGCCCGCTGCTACACCGTGCGCGACCCCCACGACCTGGCGGTCGTCGCGCTGGCCCTCACCGGGGCCTGTTTCGGCTTCCTGTGGTGGAACGCCAAACCGGCGAAGATCTTCCTCGGCGACACGGGCTCTCTAGCCATCGGAGGGGCGGTCGCCGGGCTGGCGGTGCTCAGCCGCACCGAGCTGCTGCTCGCCATCATCGGCGGGCTCTTCGTCATCGAGACCCTCTCAGTGATGATCCAGGTGAGCGTGTTCAAGGTGACCCACGGCAAGCGGGTGTTCAAGATGGCGCCGCTGCACCACCACTTCGAACTCAAGGGGTGGGCAGAGATCACCGTCGTGATCCGCTTCTGGATCATCTGCGGCCTGATGGTCGCCATCGGACTGGGAATCTTCTATACCGAATGGGTGGTGGGACAATGA
- a CDS encoding UDP-N-acetylmuramoyl-tripeptide--D-alanyl-D-alanine ligase has translation MRISTTQELASAVGARLEGDPAAPVGPDVVIDTRKAVAGSLFVALPGERVDGHDFTPVAERAGAGAVLATRATDSSLPHLIVDDTRQGLADLARHVVAAERARGMRAVALTGSSGKTSTKDILAQLLEGTGPTVSPVGSFNNEIGVPLTACGVDAGTRFLISEMGARGKGHIAWLTSIVPPDVAMVLNVGTAHLGEFGSREAIAQAKGEIVEGLDADGWAVLNAEDHRVAAMASRTSARIAWFSLDGAHRHPEAGIEVLARDIGADSLQRHSFTLVVRADGRVHEQPVSLRTMGAHQVANAIAAAAAAVCCGVEPAAVAERLSSATSRSPWRMELDERDDGLVIVNDCYNANPDSMEAALTALAGVLATRRRTDPLTRGVAVLGDMLELGDSSADLHRRAGQQAARAGFDLVLCLGTYADDLAAGAAAGGAQVRIVEPGGAVAATTWTGHDVVLVKASRALALETVAQELLSDAGHRPGTVGEGGRA, from the coding sequence ATGAGGATCTCGACCACCCAGGAGCTGGCCTCGGCCGTCGGAGCGCGGCTGGAGGGCGACCCGGCAGCGCCCGTCGGCCCCGACGTCGTCATCGACACCCGCAAGGCAGTGGCGGGCAGCCTGTTCGTGGCGCTCCCGGGGGAGCGGGTGGACGGCCACGACTTCACTCCGGTCGCCGAGCGCGCCGGGGCCGGCGCCGTGCTGGCCACCAGGGCCACCGACAGCTCCCTGCCGCACCTCATCGTCGACGACACCCGGCAGGGTCTCGCCGACCTGGCCCGCCACGTGGTCGCCGCCGAGCGTGCCAGGGGGATGCGCGCCGTCGCCCTCACCGGCTCCTCGGGCAAGACCAGTACCAAGGACATCCTGGCCCAGCTCCTGGAGGGCACCGGGCCGACGGTCTCGCCGGTGGGCAGCTTCAACAACGAGATCGGGGTGCCGCTGACCGCCTGCGGGGTGGACGCCGGCACCCGGTTCCTGATCAGCGAGATGGGGGCGCGCGGCAAGGGGCACATCGCCTGGCTGACCTCCATCGTCCCGCCCGATGTGGCCATGGTCCTCAACGTCGGCACCGCGCACCTGGGCGAGTTCGGATCCCGGGAGGCCATCGCCCAGGCGAAGGGGGAGATCGTCGAGGGTCTGGACGCCGACGGCTGGGCGGTGCTCAACGCCGAGGATCACCGGGTCGCCGCGATGGCCTCGAGGACGTCGGCCAGGATCGCCTGGTTCAGCCTCGACGGCGCCCACCGGCACCCGGAGGCCGGGATCGAGGTGCTGGCCCGCGACATCGGCGCCGACAGCCTCCAGCGTCATTCCTTCACCCTCGTCGTGCGCGCCGACGGACGGGTCCACGAGCAGCCGGTCTCGCTGCGCACCATGGGCGCCCACCAGGTGGCCAATGCGATCGCCGCGGCCGCCGCCGCCGTCTGTTGCGGGGTCGAGCCCGCGGCCGTGGCCGAGCGCCTGTCATCGGCGACCAGCCGGTCCCCCTGGCGGATGGAGCTCGACGAGCGCGACGACGGGCTCGTCATCGTCAACGACTGCTACAACGCCAATCCGGATTCCATGGAGGCGGCCCTCACCGCGCTGGCCGGGGTGCTGGCCACCCGCCGGCGGACCGATCCCCTCACCCGCGGCGTCGCCGTGCTGGGGGACATGCTGGAGCTGGGCGACAGCTCGGCGGACCTGCACCGCCGGGCCGGGCAGCAGGCCGCCCGCGCCGGATTCGACCTGGTGCTGTGCCTGGGGACCTATGCCGACGACCTGGCGGCCGGAGCCGCCGCCGGCGGCGCGCAGGTCCGCATCGTGGAGCCGGGCGGCGCGGTGGCGGCGACGACGTGGACCGGACATGATGTGGTACTTGTCAAGGCGTCGCGGGCTCTCGCGCTGGAGACCGTGGCGCAGGAACTTCTCAGCGATGCCGGCCACCGGCCGGGCACCGTCGGCGAGGGAGGCCGCGCATGA
- a CDS encoding UDP-N-acetylmuramoyl-L-alanyl-D-glutamate--2,6-diaminopimelate ligase has product MSPDTSHLLRPATVGTTPWEQLEEVLGHPRIHGELPGRGVRGITLDSRQVSAGDLYVGLPGTRFHGASFAAAAVAAGACAVLTDPRGEALIDDQGVPMLVVADPRVAMARASALIFGEPTRRMTMYGITGTNGKTTTAFLVEAGLRAAGLRAGTIGTIGYRLDGRPLPSARTTITTPEAPDLQALFATMADAGATDTVMEVSSHALAMHRVDGTRFDVAAFTNLGRDHLDYHKTMEAYFQAKARLFTPELTRAAVVNVDDEYGRRLAEIIRAEDGVELITTSVDAASDYRVASWQARGGLGSIVQVETPSGLRELPLSLPGEFNVRNAVMALAMLKRAGHGFDDVAPGLAQAQVPGRMERVDIGPGAPEVLVDFAHTPQAIGSALAAARTATAGRLIAVLGAGGDRDSAKRGPMGGVAAEHADVVVVTDDNPRTEDPQTIRAAVLAGARERGGAEVVDGGDRRTAIREALAMAGDTDLVAVLGKGHETGQLVGDRVLEFDDRVVTGQEWARLHGSPGPAQAQDGEDITA; this is encoded by the coding sequence GTGAGCCCTGACACCTCTCATCTGTTGCGTCCTGCCACCGTGGGGACGACGCCATGGGAGCAGCTGGAGGAGGTGCTCGGCCATCCGAGGATCCACGGCGAGCTGCCCGGCCGGGGAGTCCGCGGCATCACCCTGGACTCTCGTCAGGTGAGCGCCGGAGATCTCTACGTCGGCCTTCCCGGCACCCGTTTCCACGGCGCCTCATTCGCAGCCGCGGCCGTCGCCGCGGGAGCCTGCGCGGTGCTCACCGACCCCCGCGGGGAGGCCCTGATCGACGACCAGGGGGTCCCCATGCTGGTGGTGGCCGATCCCAGGGTCGCGATGGCCAGGGCCTCGGCCCTCATCTTCGGGGAGCCGACCCGCCGCATGACGATGTACGGCATCACCGGCACCAACGGGAAGACGACGACCGCCTTCCTGGTGGAGGCGGGGCTGCGTGCCGCGGGCCTGCGAGCGGGCACCATCGGCACCATCGGCTACCGGCTCGACGGACGGCCGCTGCCCAGCGCCCGGACCACCATCACGACCCCGGAGGCGCCCGACCTGCAGGCCCTCTTCGCCACGATGGCCGACGCCGGGGCGACCGACACCGTCATGGAGGTGTCCTCCCACGCACTGGCCATGCACCGGGTCGACGGCACCAGGTTCGACGTCGCCGCTTTCACCAACCTGGGGCGCGACCACCTCGACTACCACAAGACCATGGAGGCCTACTTCCAGGCCAAGGCCAGACTCTTCACCCCCGAGCTCACCCGGGCCGCCGTCGTCAACGTCGACGACGAGTACGGGCGAAGGCTCGCCGAGATCATCCGGGCCGAGGACGGGGTGGAACTCATCACCACCTCCGTCGACGCCGCCTCGGACTACCGGGTCGCATCCTGGCAGGCCCGGGGCGGGCTGGGCAGCATCGTGCAGGTCGAGACCCCCTCGGGGCTCCGCGAGCTGCCCCTCAGCCTTCCGGGCGAGTTCAACGTCCGTAACGCCGTGATGGCCCTGGCGATGCTCAAGCGGGCCGGTCACGGCTTCGACGACGTCGCCCCGGGCCTGGCGCAGGCCCAGGTGCCCGGCCGGATGGAGCGGGTCGACATCGGACCGGGGGCCCCGGAGGTCCTGGTCGACTTCGCCCACACCCCCCAGGCCATCGGATCTGCCCTGGCGGCGGCTCGCACCGCCACCGCCGGACGACTCATCGCGGTCCTGGGAGCCGGGGGAGACCGCGACTCCGCCAAGCGCGGCCCGATGGGCGGCGTCGCCGCCGAACATGCCGACGTCGTGGTGGTCACCGACGACAACCCGCGCACCGAGGACCCGCAGACCATTCGCGCGGCCGTGCTGGCCGGGGCCCGCGAGAGGGGCGGCGCCGAAGTGGTCGACGGCGGCGATCGCAGAACAGCGATCCGCGAGGCCCTGGCGATGGCCGGCGACACCGACCTGGTGGCCGTCCTCGGCAAGGGACACGAGACCGGCCAGCTGGTGGGCGACCGGGTGCTCGAATTCGACGACAGGGTCGTGACCGGTCAGGAATGGGCCCGGCTGCACGGCTCACCGGGGCCCGCTCAGGCCCAGGACGGGGAGGACATCACCGCATGA
- a CDS encoding peptidoglycan D,D-transpeptidase FtsI family protein, with amino-acid sequence MASQRGRLTLTLVVLMTGMVALAGRALQLQAVEAPAYAASAASNIQRGYTLLPTRGQIADRNGTVMAASEPAVRVIADPRMISRNGVDERVSMGPKQTQKAAAAPKAVAKILAKRLGGTPEDYRDDVTKKGSDGKLSRYVVVKRHVSSYDFDLITKDMEAGNWFGVFSSSDPVRTYPSGTVASNVVGFVNGDGVGAGGMEYMLNKQLKGTEGKESYEASTYGRIPLGRNTLVPAVNGVSYNLTLDSQMQLTTQSALATAVRDTKAESGEAIVMNVKTGEILSMASMPTFDSSNLAKTTSKEIENRAVETSYEPGSVQKVLTMAALADKGLVTADTHVKVPASIKSGDGKITDSFDHDELDLTARGVIAYSSNIGTTLLARKLSKTDFSNYLKSFGLGKSTGLPLPGEADGTVPGPSMPDYTRDQISFGQGMSVTAVQEAAAVAAIANGGVYHAPTIIRSARDGNGDPVAVPRSAGRRVVSAKAAAQVRDMMESVVTLKPDRAVDGYRTIGKTGTAQRIDPTCHCYRGFTASYVGIGPTEDPSILTYVVLNNPTKGHQGSEVALPVARQILSIALPRYGVVPSTTKAPKAPLEYKP; translated from the coding sequence CTGGCCAGCCAGCGCGGGCGCCTCACCCTGACCCTGGTGGTCCTCATGACCGGGATGGTGGCGCTCGCCGGCAGGGCCCTGCAGCTCCAGGCCGTCGAAGCACCCGCCTACGCCGCATCGGCGGCCTCCAACATCCAGCGCGGATACACGCTGCTGCCGACCCGCGGGCAGATCGCCGACCGCAACGGCACCGTCATGGCGGCCAGCGAGCCGGCCGTGAGAGTGATCGCCGATCCCCGGATGATCAGCCGCAACGGCGTCGACGAGCGGGTCTCGATGGGTCCCAAGCAGACCCAGAAGGCGGCCGCCGCCCCCAAGGCGGTCGCCAAGATCCTCGCCAAGCGCCTCGGCGGGACGCCCGAGGACTACCGCGACGACGTCACGAAGAAGGGATCTGACGGCAAGCTGTCCCGATACGTGGTGGTCAAGCGGCACGTCTCCAGCTACGACTTCGACCTCATCACCAAGGACATGGAGGCGGGCAACTGGTTCGGGGTGTTCTCCTCCTCCGATCCGGTGCGCACCTATCCGTCGGGGACCGTGGCCTCCAACGTCGTCGGCTTCGTGAACGGAGACGGAGTGGGCGCCGGGGGCATGGAGTACATGCTCAACAAGCAGCTCAAGGGCACCGAGGGCAAGGAGTCCTACGAGGCCTCCACCTACGGCAGGATCCCGCTCGGCCGCAACACCCTCGTGCCCGCAGTCAACGGCGTCTCCTACAACCTCACCCTCGACTCGCAGATGCAGCTCACCACGCAGAGCGCCCTGGCGACCGCGGTGCGCGACACCAAGGCCGAGTCCGGCGAGGCCATCGTCATGAATGTCAAGACAGGCGAGATCCTCTCGATGGCCTCGATGCCCACCTTCGACTCGTCGAACCTGGCGAAGACCACCTCCAAGGAGATCGAGAACCGCGCCGTCGAGACCTCCTACGAGCCGGGCTCGGTGCAGAAGGTGCTCACCATGGCCGCGCTGGCCGACAAGGGGCTGGTCACCGCCGACACCCATGTGAAGGTGCCCGCCTCGATCAAGTCGGGGGACGGGAAGATCACCGACTCCTTCGACCACGACGAGCTCGATCTCACCGCCCGAGGGGTCATCGCCTACTCCTCCAACATCGGCACCACGCTGCTGGCCAGGAAGCTCTCCAAGACCGATTTCTCGAACTACCTGAAATCCTTCGGGCTGGGGAAGAGCACAGGTCTGCCGCTGCCCGGCGAGGCCGACGGCACCGTCCCCGGCCCCTCGATGCCCGACTACACCCGTGACCAGATCTCCTTCGGACAGGGGATGTCGGTGACCGCTGTCCAGGAGGCCGCAGCCGTCGCGGCGATCGCCAACGGCGGCGTCTACCACGCCCCGACGATCATCCGCTCGGCCCGCGACGGGAACGGGGATCCGGTCGCGGTGCCGCGCAGCGCGGGGCGGCGGGTCGTCTCCGCGAAGGCCGCGGCCCAGGTGCGCGACATGATGGAGAGCGTCGTCACCCTCAAGCCCGACAGGGCGGTCGACGGATACCGCACGATCGGCAAGACCGGCACCGCCCAGCGGATCGATCCGACATGTCACTGCTACCGTGGCTTCACAGCCTCCTATGTGGGGATCGGACCGACCGAGGATCCGAGCATCCTCACATATGTCGTTCTGAACAACCCCACAAAGGGCCATCAGGGGAGTGAGGTCGCTCTGCCCGTGGCGCGACAGATCCTGTCGATCGCGCTGCCGCGCTACGGCGTCGTACCCTCCACCACGAAGGCCCCCAAGGCACCTTTGGAGTACAAGCCGTGA
- the rsmH gene encoding 16S rRNA (cytosine(1402)-N(4))-methyltransferase RsmH codes for MEQDDARRPSVGSDAVHLPVMRSRVVELLAPGLDHPGAVHVDGTLGMGGHAQAVLEACPQASLVGIDRDTEALELAARRLEPFGDRVRLVHAVHDELPEVLDDLGIDRVDSILLDLGLSSLQIDQADRGFAYAVDAPLDMRMDQGTGMTAAGLLNTAEEAELSRIIFRYGEDRNARRIARAIVEERARRPFEDSAQLVRVIEAAIPAAVRHRSHGHPAKKTFQALRIAVNGEMDTLAAVLPEALDRLAVGGRMAVLAYHSLEDRPVKEAFRTACSDSAPAGLPVVPESMAARFVAVTHGAERPDAEEVAVNPRSASARLRVVQRVKEAA; via the coding sequence ATGGAGCAGGACGACGCCCGCAGGCCCTCTGTGGGAAGCGACGCCGTGCATCTGCCCGTCATGCGCTCCCGGGTCGTCGAACTCCTCGCACCCGGTCTCGATCATCCCGGTGCCGTCCACGTGGACGGCACCCTGGGCATGGGGGGCCACGCCCAGGCCGTGCTGGAGGCCTGCCCGCAGGCGAGCCTGGTGGGCATCGACCGCGACACCGAGGCGCTGGAGCTGGCGGCCCGCAGACTCGAACCCTTCGGGGACCGGGTCCGGCTGGTCCACGCCGTCCACGACGAGCTTCCCGAGGTGCTCGACGACCTGGGGATCGACCGGGTCGACTCGATCCTGCTGGACCTGGGACTGTCCTCCCTCCAGATCGACCAGGCCGACCGCGGATTCGCCTACGCCGTCGACGCCCCCCTCGACATGAGGATGGATCAGGGCACCGGCATGACGGCGGCGGGCCTGCTCAACACGGCCGAGGAGGCCGAACTGTCGCGGATCATCTTCCGCTACGGCGAGGATCGCAATGCCCGCCGGATCGCCCGCGCCATCGTCGAGGAGCGGGCCCGCCGGCCCTTCGAGGACTCGGCCCAGCTGGTCCGCGTCATCGAGGCGGCCATCCCCGCAGCGGTGCGTCACCGCAGCCACGGTCATCCCGCCAAGAAGACCTTCCAGGCCCTGCGGATCGCGGTCAACGGGGAGATGGACACCCTGGCCGCCGTGCTGCCCGAGGCCCTCGACCGGTTGGCCGTCGGGGGGCGGATGGCGGTGCTCGCCTACCACTCCCTGGAGGACCGTCCCGTCAAGGAGGCCTTCCGGACGGCGTGCAGCGATTCGGCGCCGGCGGGGCTCCCGGTGGTGCCCGAGTCGATGGCCGCCAGATTCGTGGCGGTGACCCACGGGGCCGAACGCCCCGACGCCGAGGAGGTCGCCGTCAACCCGAGAAGCGCATCGGCCCGATTGCGGGTCGTCCAGAGAGTCAAGGAGGCAGCATGA
- the mraZ gene encoding division/cell wall cluster transcriptional repressor MraZ — MFLGTHTPRLDDKGRFFLPAKFRDELDGGLVITRGQDRCLAIYPTATFVEMTQEIAKGAVSVKKVRDYQRMLAAGASDTAPDKQGRVMIPPMLRRYAGLDKDIVVVGAITRVEVWDAAEWERYSAEQESVFAEMNEEVFADS; from the coding sequence GTGTTCCTGGGTACGCATACTCCGCGGCTCGACGACAAGGGTCGTTTCTTCCTCCCGGCGAAGTTCCGCGACGAGTTGGACGGCGGCCTGGTGATCACCAGGGGTCAGGACAGGTGCCTGGCCATATACCCGACGGCCACCTTCGTGGAGATGACCCAGGAGATCGCCAAGGGCGCGGTGAGCGTGAAGAAGGTGCGGGACTACCAGCGGATGCTGGCGGCCGGTGCCAGCGACACCGCGCCGGACAAGCAGGGCAGGGTGATGATCCCGCCGATGCTCCGGCGCTATGCCGGACTCGACAAGGACATCGTCGTGGTCGGTGCGATCACCAGGGTCGAGGTGTGGGACGCCGCCGAGTGGGAGAGGTACTCCGCCGAGCAGGAATCGGTCTTCGCCGAGATGAATGAGGAGGTCTTCGCCGACAGCTGA
- a CDS encoding AAA family ATPase, giving the protein MDRVRAAVSSVIEGKSDRIDTALVVLLAQGHLLLEDVPGVGKTMLARAIARSIDCTSRRIQFTPDLLPSDITGVSVFNQQTRQFEFKPGGIFANIVVGDEINRASPKTQSALLEAMAEKQVSADGLTHRLDTPFMVVATQNPIEMEGTYHLPEAQRDRFMARITMGYPSRASELDMLDHHGASNPLDSLEPVATGEQIRALIATVGTVYAAPAVKDYIVDIIEATRTHEDLRLGASPRASLHLLRASRARAAMSGRDYVIPDDIQALAVPVLTHRLMPSTRAQLDGLGLAEIVTSIVDATPLPERG; this is encoded by the coding sequence ATGGACCGCGTCCGCGCGGCCGTCTCCAGCGTCATCGAGGGCAAGTCCGATCGCATCGACACGGCTCTGGTGGTGCTGCTCGCCCAGGGCCACCTGCTGCTCGAGGACGTCCCCGGCGTGGGCAAGACGATGCTGGCCCGGGCCATCGCCCGGTCGATCGACTGCACATCGCGGCGGATCCAGTTCACCCCGGACCTGCTGCCCTCCGACATCACCGGGGTCAGCGTCTTCAACCAGCAGACCCGCCAGTTCGAGTTCAAACCCGGTGGCATCTTCGCCAACATCGTGGTCGGCGACGAGATCAACCGTGCCTCGCCCAAGACCCAGTCGGCGCTGCTGGAGGCGATGGCCGAGAAGCAGGTCTCGGCCGACGGTCTCACCCACCGCCTCGACACGCCCTTCATGGTGGTCGCCACCCAGAACCCGATCGAGATGGAGGGCACCTACCACCTGCCCGAGGCCCAGCGCGACCGGTTCATGGCGCGCATCACCATGGGCTACCCGTCGCGGGCCTCCGAGCTGGACATGCTCGACCACCACGGCGCGTCCAACCCTTTGGACTCCCTGGAGCCGGTGGCCACCGGAGAGCAGATCAGGGCCCTCATCGCCACGGTCGGCACGGTCTACGCGGCCCCCGCCGTCAAGGACTACATCGTCGACATCATCGAGGCCACCAGGACCCACGAGGACCTGCGCCTGGGCGCGTCGCCGCGCGCCAGCCTCCATCTGCTGCGCGCCTCACGGGCGCGGGCCGCGATGAGCGGACGCGACTACGTCATCCCCGACGACATCCAGGCCCTCGCGGTGCCGGTGCTCACCCATCGGCTCATGCCGTCGACGCGGGCCCAGCTGGACGGCCTCGGGCTGGCGGAGATCGTCACCTCCATCGTCGACGCGACCCCTCTTCCGGAACGGGGCTGA
- a CDS encoding DUF58 domain-containing protein has translation MRGRVLLVCGVVLTVAALWIGERDLAWVGLIILLLPLLGLLLVSSTRMRMSCERTVRPSRCTLGEQMDVVTTLERSAGLPVGILRFEESVPRALGERPRFAIHTLSGSWRRTVRYTLTGNARGRYEVGPMLVRACDPFGTARADHRFTSASQVMVTPKVFPLEAVGSASGPTRSGEATPEQLGSQGQDDVLIREYRQGDDLRRVHWRSTAHLGEIMVRREEQSWDPAVSVLLDSRGGRHSGVGADSSFEWAVSAAASICTHMLDSGYRVRLADAGGQIMASDDVDVPTAREHALVTLTDERMGDQEDLLAAARACAAQQGGETLVAVLGRITESDVIALDDARRGRPLSMALVLDTDTFTARRFRSTPEQVDEHDRAVDQLSAHGWQVVTARMDDAVPAAWSQFERTGAVL, from the coding sequence ATGCGCGGACGGGTCCTGCTCGTCTGCGGGGTCGTACTCACCGTCGCGGCCCTGTGGATCGGGGAGCGGGACCTGGCCTGGGTGGGCCTGATCATCCTGCTCCTACCGCTCCTCGGTCTGCTGCTCGTCTCCTCCACCAGGATGCGGATGAGCTGCGAGCGGACCGTCCGGCCCTCGCGGTGCACCCTCGGCGAGCAGATGGACGTCGTGACCACCCTCGAGCGGTCGGCCGGCCTGCCGGTGGGCATCCTCCGGTTCGAGGAGTCGGTGCCCCGAGCCCTGGGCGAACGCCCCCGGTTCGCGATCCACACCCTGTCGGGATCGTGGCGGCGCACGGTGCGCTACACCCTCACCGGCAACGCCCGGGGCCGCTACGAGGTGGGTCCGATGCTGGTGCGTGCCTGCGACCCCTTCGGGACGGCCCGCGCCGACCACCGGTTCACCTCCGCCTCCCAGGTGATGGTGACCCCGAAGGTCTTCCCGCTCGAAGCGGTCGGCTCGGCCTCGGGCCCGACCCGCAGCGGCGAGGCGACCCCCGAGCAGCTGGGTTCCCAGGGCCAGGACGACGTGCTGATCCGCGAGTACCGGCAGGGCGATGACCTGCGCCGGGTGCACTGGCGGTCCACCGCCCATCTCGGCGAGATCATGGTCCGCCGCGAGGAGCAGTCCTGGGATCCCGCGGTCAGCGTGCTTCTGGACTCCCGAGGCGGCCGGCACTCCGGCGTCGGGGCCGACAGCTCCTTCGAGTGGGCGGTCTCCGCCGCCGCGTCGATCTGCACCCATATGCTGGACAGCGGATACCGGGTACGGCTGGCCGACGCCGGGGGGCAGATCATGGCCTCCGACGACGTCGACGTCCCGACTGCCCGCGAGCACGCCCTGGTGACCCTCACCGACGAGCGGATGGGCGATCAGGAGGACCTTCTCGCAGCCGCCCGCGCCTGCGCCGCCCAGCAGGGCGGGGAGACCCTCGTCGCGGTGCTCGGCCGGATCACCGAGAGCGACGTCATCGCCCTCGACGACGCCCGCAGGGGGCGGCCGCTCAGCATGGCCCTGGTCCTGGACACCGACACCTTCACCGCCAGGCGCTTCCGCAGCACCCCCGAGCAGGTCGACGAGCACGACCGCGCCGTCGACCAGCTGTCGGCGCACGGCTGGCAGGTCGTCACCGCCCGCATGGACGACGCCGTGCCTGCGGCCTGGTCCCAGTTCGAGCGGACGGGGGCCGTGCTGTGA